The following coding sequences lie in one Arabidopsis thaliana chromosome 3, partial sequence genomic window:
- a CDS encoding Duplicated homeodomain-like superfamily protein (Duplicated homeodomain-like superfamily protein; FUNCTIONS IN: DNA binding, sequence-specific DNA binding transcription factor activity; INVOLVED IN: regulation of transcription, DNA-dependent; CONTAINS InterPro DOMAIN/s: SANT, DNA-binding (InterPro:IPR001005), Homeodomain-like (InterPro:IPR009057), SANT, eukarya (InterPro:IPR017884); BEST Arabidopsis thaliana protein match is: Duplicated homeodomain-like superfamily protein (TAIR:AT5G04760.1); Has 35333 Blast hits to 34131 proteins in 2444 species: Archae - 798; Bacteria - 22429; Metazoa - 974; Fungi - 991; Plants - 531; Viruses - 0; Other Eukaryotes - 9610 (source: NCBI BLink).), whose protein sequence is MAENSWTTEENEMFKDALVMFTAFLLTRFESVAEYVDRSVDDVKEHYKELVNDLLEMGSSRVAFPNELTKDMAQSSYQAERTIWTKETHEWFLIGLDRFGKDWRKIAVLLDCKSPIQVEIYAENFYQWQSSKKNVINDLNVASTDVNVMKRQGANNTNVDSTGQQESLVALEIGHHAKAPNSK, encoded by the exons ATGGCTGAAAATTCATGGACGACAGAGGAGAACGAGATGTTCAAGGATGCACTGGTGATGTTCACTGCCTTTTTGCTTACTCGGTTTGAGAGTGTCGCCGAGTATGTGGATAGATCGGTGGATGATGTTAAGGAGCATTACAAGGAATTGGTCAATGATCTTTTAGAGATGGGATCCAGTCGAGTAGCTTTTCCTAATGAATTGACTAAGGATATGGCTCAAAGTTCGTACCAGGCCGAGAGAACTATATGGACCAAAGAAACACATGA ATGGTTTCTGATTGGGTTAGACCGATTTGGGAAAGATTGGCGTAAAATAGCCGTCTTATTGGATTGCAAGAGCCCGATCCAAGTCGAGATATATGCAGAAAACTTTTACCAGTGGCAAAGctcaaagaaaaatgtgattAACGACTTAAATGTGGCAAGCACCGATGTGAATGTGATGAAACGGCAGGGAGCAAATAACACCAATGTGGACTCAACAGGCCAACAAGAGAGTCTCGTCGCTCTGGAAATCGGTCACCATGCTAAGGCCCCCAACTCAAAGTGA
- the CAT7 gene encoding cationic amino acid transporter 7 (cationic amino acid transporter 7 (CAT7); FUNCTIONS IN: cationic amino acid transmembrane transporter activity; INVOLVED IN: transport, amino acid transport, transmembrane transport; LOCATED IN: membrane; EXPRESSED IN: 7 plant structures; EXPRESSED DURING: LP.02 two leaves visible, petal differentiation and expansion stage; CONTAINS InterPro DOMAIN/s: Cationic amino acid transporter (InterPro:IPR015606), Amino acid/polyamine transporter I (InterPro:IPR002293), Amino acid permease domain (InterPro:IPR004841); BEST Arabidopsis thaliana protein match is: cationic amino acid transporter 6 (TAIR:AT5G04770.1); Has 33338 Blast hits to 33265 proteins in 2295 species: Archae - 501; Bacteria - 26895; Metazoa - 1960; Fungi - 2417; Plants - 365; Viruses - 0; Other Eukaryotes - 1200 (source: NCBI BLink).): protein MEAQYRNHDGDTSFSSLRVYLNSLSDTPSRFSRRAVSVSTSYDEMSRVRAVSGEQMRRTLRWYDLIGLGIGGMIGAGVFVTTGRASRLYAGPSIVVSYAIAGLCALLSAFCYTEFAVHLPVAGGAFSYIRITFGEFPAFITGANLIMDYVLSNAAVSRGFTAYLGSAFGISTSEWRFIVSGLPNGFNEIDPIAVIVVLAVTFVICYSTRESSKVNMVLTALHIAFIVFVIVMGFSKGDVKNLTRPDNPENPSGFFPFGVSGVFNGAAMVYLSYIGYDAVSTMAEEVKDPVKDIPMGISGSVAIVIVLYCLMAISMSMLLPYDLIDAEAPYSAAFSKSEGWEWVTRVVGIGASFGILTSLIVAMLGQARYMCVIGRSRVVPIWFAKVHPKTSTPVNASAFLGIFTAVLALFTDLNVLLNLVSIGTLFVFYMVANAVIFRRYVTVGYTEPWPTLSFLCLFSITSILFTLVWQLAPSGPPKWFILGASTVTAIAIVQIFHCVVPQARIPEFWGVPLMPWTPCVSIFLNIFLLGSLDAPSYIRFGFFSGLVVLVYVFYSVHASYDAEGDGSLDFKDVESLERINRVLS from the exons ATGGAGGCCCAATACCGGAACCACGACGGAGACACCTCTTTCTCTAGCCTCCGTGTCTACCTCAACTCTCTCTCCGACACTCCCTCCCGTTTTTCCCGCCGAGCCGTTTCCGTTTCCACCTCTTACGACGAGATGAGCCGCGTCCGCGCCGTCTCCGGCGAGCAGATGCGTCGTACTCTCCGTTGGTACGATCTCATCGGACTCGGAATCGGTGGAATGATCGGAGCCGGAGTCTTCGTCACCACCGGCCGTGCTAGTCGTCTCTACGCTGGTCCATCAATCGTCGTCTCTTACGCAATCGCCGGACTCTGTGCTCTACTCTCCGCCTTCTGTTACACCGAGTTCGCCGTTCACCTCCCCGTCGCCGGCGGTGCTTTCAGCTACATCCGTATCACATTCG GCGAGTTTCCGGCGTTTATAACCGGAGCAAATCTGATAATGGACTACGTACTGTCAAACGCCGCCGTTTCAAGAGGATTCACCGCTTATCTCGGATCTGCATTCGGAATCTCAACATCGGAGTGGAGATTCATCGTCTCCGGTCTCCCAAACGGATTCAACGAAATCGATCCCATCGCCGTTATCGTCGTCCTCGCCGTCACGTTCGTCATCTGTTACAGTACGAGAGAGAGTTCGAAGGTGAATATGGTATTAACGGCGTTACACATTGCATTTATAGTATTCGTGATCGTCATGGGTTTCTCGAAAGGAGACGTAAAGAATTTAACCCGACCCGATAACCCGGAAAACCCATCCGGATTCTTCCCGTTTGGAGTTTCGGGTGTGTTTAACGGAGCAGCAATGGTTTATCTAAGTTACATAGGATACGACGCCGTTTCGACAATGGCTGAAGAAGTAAAAGACCCAGTCAAAGACATACCAATGGGAATCTCTGGCTCAGTCGCAATCGTCATTGTACTTTACTGTTTAATGGCTATCTCTATGTCAATGCTTCTCCCGTACGATCTG ATAGATGCGGAGGCACCGTATTCGGCGGCGTTTAGTAAATCGGAAGGATGGGAATGGGTGACGAGAGTGGTTGGGATTGGAGCAAGTTTCGGGATATTAACGTCGTTGATAGTAGCCATGTTGGGTCAGGCTCGGTACATGTGCGTCATCGGACGGTCAAGAGTTGTCCCCATTTGGTTTGCTAAGGTTCATCCCAAGACATCTACTCCAGTCAACGCTTCCGCTTTTCTTG GAATCTTCACGGCGGTTCTCGCCCTCTTCACCGACCTAAACGTCCTCCTAAACCTAGTCTCCATCGGAACGCTCTTCGTCTTCTATATGGTCGCAAACGCTGTTATATTTCGCCGTTACGTAACGGTCGGATACACGGAGCCATGGCCAACACTCTCCTTCCTCTGCCTATTCTCCATAACCTCAATTTTGTTTACCTTGGTCTGGCAACTTGCACCGTCGGGCCCACCTAAATGGTTCATACTTGGAGCTAGCACGGTCACGGCTATAGCCATCGTCCAGATATTCCATTGTGTTGTACCTCAAGCTAGGATCCCTGAGTTTTGGGGTGTACCGTTGATGCCGTGGACTCCATGCGTTTCGatatttttgaacattttcttGCTTGGATCATTGGATGCTCCTTCGTATATCAGATTCGGGTTCTTCTCGGGATTAGTGGTGCTCGTGTATGTGTTTTATAGTGTTCATGCAAGCTATGATGCTGAAGGAGACGGGTCTCTTGATTTCAAAGACGTGGAAAGCCTTGAAAGAATTAACAGAGTGTTGAGTTAA
- the CAT7 gene encoding cationic amino acid transporter 7: MDYVLSNAAVSRGFTAYLGSAFGISTSEWRFIVSGLPNGFNEIDPIAVIVVLAVTFVICYSTRESSKVNMVLTALHIAFIVFVIVMGFSKGDVKNLTRPDNPENPSGFFPFGVSGVFNGAAMVYLSYIGYDAVSTMAEEVKDPVKDIPMGISGSVAIVIVLYCLMAISMSMLLPYDLIDAEAPYSAAFSKSEGWEWVTRVVGIGASFGILTSLIVAMLGQARYMCVIGRSRVVPIWFAKVHPKTSTPVNASAFLGIFTAVLALFTDLNVLLNLVSIGTLFVFYMVANAVIFRRYVTVGYTEPWPTLSFLCLFSITSILFTLVWQLAPSGPPKWFILGASTVTAIAIVQIFHCVVPQARIPEFWGVPLMPWTPCVSIFLNIFLLGSLDAPSYIRFGFFSGLVVLVYVFYSVHASYDAEGDGSLDFKDVESLERINRVLS; the protein is encoded by the exons ATGGACTACGTACTGTCAAACGCCGCCGTTTCAAGAGGATTCACCGCTTATCTCGGATCTGCATTCGGAATCTCAACATCGGAGTGGAGATTCATCGTCTCCGGTCTCCCAAACGGATTCAACGAAATCGATCCCATCGCCGTTATCGTCGTCCTCGCCGTCACGTTCGTCATCTGTTACAGTACGAGAGAGAGTTCGAAGGTGAATATGGTATTAACGGCGTTACACATTGCATTTATAGTATTCGTGATCGTCATGGGTTTCTCGAAAGGAGACGTAAAGAATTTAACCCGACCCGATAACCCGGAAAACCCATCCGGATTCTTCCCGTTTGGAGTTTCGGGTGTGTTTAACGGAGCAGCAATGGTTTATCTAAGTTACATAGGATACGACGCCGTTTCGACAATGGCTGAAGAAGTAAAAGACCCAGTCAAAGACATACCAATGGGAATCTCTGGCTCAGTCGCAATCGTCATTGTACTTTACTGTTTAATGGCTATCTCTATGTCAATGCTTCTCCCGTACGATCTG ATAGATGCGGAGGCACCGTATTCGGCGGCGTTTAGTAAATCGGAAGGATGGGAATGGGTGACGAGAGTGGTTGGGATTGGAGCAAGTTTCGGGATATTAACGTCGTTGATAGTAGCCATGTTGGGTCAGGCTCGGTACATGTGCGTCATCGGACGGTCAAGAGTTGTCCCCATTTGGTTTGCTAAGGTTCATCCCAAGACATCTACTCCAGTCAACGCTTCCGCTTTTCTTG GAATCTTCACGGCGGTTCTCGCCCTCTTCACCGACCTAAACGTCCTCCTAAACCTAGTCTCCATCGGAACGCTCTTCGTCTTCTATATGGTCGCAAACGCTGTTATATTTCGCCGTTACGTAACGGTCGGATACACGGAGCCATGGCCAACACTCTCCTTCCTCTGCCTATTCTCCATAACCTCAATTTTGTTTACCTTGGTCTGGCAACTTGCACCGTCGGGCCCACCTAAATGGTTCATACTTGGAGCTAGCACGGTCACGGCTATAGCCATCGTCCAGATATTCCATTGTGTTGTACCTCAAGCTAGGATCCCTGAGTTTTGGGGTGTACCGTTGATGCCGTGGACTCCATGCGTTTCGatatttttgaacattttcttGCTTGGATCATTGGATGCTCCTTCGTATATCAGATTCGGGTTCTTCTCGGGATTAGTGGTGCTCGTGTATGTGTTTTATAGTGTTCATGCAAGCTATGATGCTGAAGGAGACGGGTCTCTTGATTTCAAAGACGTGGAAAGCCTTGAAAGAATTAACAGAGTGTTGAGTTAA
- a CDS encoding Ribosomal S17 family protein (Ribosomal S17 family protein; FUNCTIONS IN: structural constituent of ribosome; INVOLVED IN: translation; LOCATED IN: cytosolic small ribosomal subunit, cytosolic ribosome, ribosome; EXPRESSED IN: 22 plant structures; EXPRESSED DURING: 13 growth stages; CONTAINS InterPro DOMAIN/s: Ribosomal protein S17e (InterPro:IPR001210), Ribosomal protein S17e, conserved site (InterPro:IPR018273); BEST Arabidopsis thaliana protein match is: Ribosomal S17 family protein (TAIR:AT2G05220.2); Has 1007 Blast hits to 1007 proteins in 350 species: Archae - 195; Bacteria - 0; Metazoa - 361; Fungi - 145; Plants - 127; Viruses - 0; Other Eukaryotes - 179 (source: NCBI BLink).), protein MGRVRTKTVKKSSRQVIEKYYSRMTLDFHTNKKILEEVAIIPSKRLRNKIAGFSTHLMKRIQKGPVRGISLKLQEEERERRMDFVPDESAIKIDDVKVDKETLEMLASLGMSDIAGISQVETQQAMAPAVFGRPAGRYQR, encoded by the coding sequence ATGGGTCGTGTTCGTACCAAAACGGTTAAGAAGTCTTCACGTCAGGTGATTGAGAAGTACTACTCACGGATGACACTAGACTTCCACACCAACAAGAAGATCTTGGAAGAAGTTGCAATCATCCCATCGAAAAGGCTACGCAACAAGATTGCTGGATTCTCCACTCACTTGATGAAACGTATCCAAAAGGGTCCAGTCCGTGGAATCTCCCTCAAGCTACAAGAGGAAGAGCGTGAAAGGCGAATGGACTTTGTTCCCGATGAGTCAGCCATTAAAATCGATGATGTTAAGGTGGACAAAGAGACACTAGAGATGCTTGCTTCTTTGGGAATGTCTGATATTGCTGGGATTTCTCAAGTGGAGACACAACAAGCTATGGCACCTGCTGTGTTTGGACGTCCCGCAGGAAGATACCAACGCTAA
- the NUDX26 gene encoding nudix hydrolase homolog 26 (nudix hydrolase homolog 26 (NUDX26); CONTAINS InterPro DOMAIN/s: NUDIX hydrolase domain-like (InterPro:IPR015797), NUDIX hydrolase (InterPro:IPR020476), NUDIX hydrolase, conserved site (InterPro:IPR020084), NUDIX hydrolase domain (InterPro:IPR000086); BEST Arabidopsis thaliana protein match is: nudix hydrolase homolog 27 (TAIR:AT5G06340.1); Has 4741 Blast hits to 4739 proteins in 1213 species: Archae - 2; Bacteria - 2928; Metazoa - 13; Fungi - 1; Plants - 97; Viruses - 0; Other Eukaryotes - 1700 (source: NCBI BLink).), which translates to MALYRPLLLHHPTSPSVTTFLRNYPSKPIKFSSLPFLHRCRKSRVSSSSARCCSSMESPPEGYRRNVGVCLMNSSKKIFTASRLDIPSAWQMPQGGIDEGEDPRVAVMRELKEETGVHSAEILAEAPHWITYDFPPDVREKLKVRWGSDWKGQAQKWFLLKFTGKDEEINLLGDGTEKPEFGEWSWTSPDQVVENAVEFKKPVYKEVMSAFASHLQ; encoded by the exons ATGGCACTGTACCGACCCCTTCTCTTGCATCATCCAACTTCTCCGTCTGTAACTACGTTTCTACGAAATTACCCCTCGAAACCGATCAAATTCTCCAGCCTGCCCTTCCTTCATCGCTGCCGTAAGTCTCGggtctcctcctcctccgctcGGTGTTGTTCTTCCATGGAATCTCCTCCTGAAGGATACAGAAGAAATGTCGGCGTCTGCCTCATGAATTCTTCCAAAAAG ATTTTCACTGCCTCGAGGTTGGATATTCCCAGTGCTTGGCAAATGCCTCAG GGTGGAATCGACGAAGGTGAAGATCCAAGAGTTGCAGTCATGAGAGAGCTTAAAGAAGAGACTGGAGTTCACTCTGCTGAGATTCTCGCTGAG GCACCTCACTGGATAACCTATGACTTCCCTCCTGATGTTAGGGAGAAGCTTAAGGTCCGATGGGGATCCGATTGGAAGGGTCAAGCACAGAAATG GTTTCTTCTGAAATTTACTgggaaagatgaagaaatcaatCTTCTTGGCGATGGTACTGAGAAACCTGAGTTTGGTGAATGGTCCTGGACTTCTCCTGATCAAGTCGTTGAAAAT GCAGTGGAGTTCAAGAAGCCAGTGTACAAGGAAGTCATGTCAGCTTTCGCTTCTCATCTCCAGTAG
- a CDS encoding UDP-Glycosyltransferase superfamily protein (UDP-Glycosyltransferase superfamily protein; FUNCTIONS IN: transferase activity, transferring glycosyl groups; INVOLVED IN: biosynthetic process; LOCATED IN: cellular_component unknown; EXPRESSED IN: 22 plant structures; EXPRESSED DURING: 13 growth stages; CONTAINS InterPro DOMAIN/s: Glycosyl transferase, group 1 (InterPro:IPR001296); Has 3797 Blast hits to 3780 proteins in 938 species: Archae - 179; Bacteria - 2598; Metazoa - 0; Fungi - 1; Plants - 68; Viruses - 7; Other Eukaryotes - 944 (source: NCBI BLink).) — translation MDQPPDRSKRPWKFSTIVYSSSILFLLLSIFLLGFTNTDLYKVQSLRFTFTVNRFYSYLQFLLGFHDGTPKSKSETLNPASSTPHCVLWMAPFLSSGGYSSEAWSYVLSLRNHLTNPRFRITIEHHGDLESVEFWNGLAKETKEVAIEMYREQCRPNETIVVCHSEPGAWYPPLFETLPCPPTGYEDFLSVIGRTMFETDRVNPEHVKRCNQMDHVWVPTDFHVSSFVQSGVDSSKVVKIVQPVDVGFFDPSKYKPLDLMAVGDLVLGSGMKNGFVFLSVFKWEQRKGWDVLLKAYLSEFSGEDNVALFLLTNAYHSDSDFGNKILDFVEEMNIEEPRNGYPFVYVIDKHIAQVDLPRLYKAADAFVLPTRGEGWGRPIVEAMAMSLPVITTNWSGPTEYLTERNGYPLVVEEMSEVKEGPFEGHQWAEPSVDKLRVLMRRVMSNPDEAKVKGKRGRDDMVKNFAPEVVAKVVADQIARIFDEKIRT, via the coding sequence ATGGATCAACCACCAGATCGAAGCAAGCGACCATGGAAATTCTCCACCATCGTCTACTCTTCATCGATCTTATTCCTTCTACTTTCGATATTCTTACTTGGCTTCACAAATACCGATCTCTACAAAGTCCAAAGTCTGAGATTCACCTTCACTGTGAACCGCTTCTATAGCTATCTTCAATTCCTTCTAGGCTTTCATGATGGAACtcccaaatccaaatccgaaaccctaaatccagCTTCTTCTACGCCGCACTGCGTGTTATGGATGGCTCCTTTTCTCTCGAGTGGTGGTTACAGCTCAGAAGCTTGGTCTTACGTTTTATCACTTCGTAACCATCTCACAAACCCTAGATTTCGAATCACCATCGAGCACCATGGTGATCTAGAATCAGTGGAGTTTTGGAATGGTTTAGCTAAGGAGACGAAGGAGGTAGCGATTGAAATGTATAGAGAACAGTGTAGACCCAATGAGACGATAGTTGTTTGTCATAGTGAGCCTGGTGCTTGGTATCCACCATTGTTTGAGACTCTACCTTGTCCTCCAACTGGCTACGAAGATTTCTTATCTGTGATTGGTAGAACAATGTTTGAGACTGATAGAGTCAATCCAGAGCATGTGAAGCGATGTAATCAAATGGATCATGTTTGGGTTCCTACTGATTTTCACGTCTCTTCGTTTGTACAAAGTGGGGTTGATTCATCTAAGGTTGTCAAGATTGTGCAGCCTGTAGATGTCGGTTTCTTCGATCCTTCAAAGTATAAGCCTTTGGATCTGATGGCGGTTGGGGATTTGGTTTTAGGTTCTGGGATGAAGaatgggtttgtgttcttgagtgTGTTTAAATGGGAGCAGAGGAAAGGTTGGGATGTATTGTTGAAAGCTTACTTGAGTGAGTTTTCTGGTGAAGACAatgttgctctgtttttgttgacGAACGCGTATCACTCGGACAGCGATTTCGGGAACAAGATTCTTGATTTCGTAGAAGAAATGAATATAGAAGAGCCTCGGAATGGTTACCCTTTTGTGTATGTGATTGATAAACACATTGCTCAAGTTGATTTACCTCGGTTGTACAAAGCGGCTGATGCGTTTGTGTTGCCTACAAGAGGAGAAGGATGGGGACGACCTATAGTGGAAGCCATGGCTATGTCTTTGCCTGTGATCACAACAAACTGGTCAGGACCAACAGAGTATCTTACAGAGCGGAATGGTTACCCGTTGGTGGTAGAGGAGATGAGTGAAGTGAAGGAAGGTCCTTTTGAAGGGCATCAATGGGCAGAGCCATCTGTGGATAAGCTGAGGGTTCTAATGAGGCGTGTAATGAGTAACCCTGATGAGGCTAAGGTTAAAGGAAAACGTGGAAGAGATGACATGGTCAAGAATTTTGCTCCTGAGGTTGTTGCTAAGGTTGTAGCGGATCAAATAGCGAGAATCTTTGATGAGAAAATAAGAACATGA
- the VPS60.1 gene encoding SNF7 family protein (VPS60.1; CONTAINS InterPro DOMAIN/s: Snf7 (InterPro:IPR005024); BEST Arabidopsis thaliana protein match is: SNF7 family protein (TAIR:AT5G04850.1); Has 35333 Blast hits to 34131 proteins in 2444 species: Archae - 798; Bacteria - 22429; Metazoa - 974; Fungi - 991; Plants - 531; Viruses - 0; Other Eukaryotes - 9610 (source: NCBI BLink).), whose product MRVLKQKKMYEGQRDMLYNQTFNLDQVSFAAEGLKDAQQTMTALKSANKELKGMMKTVKIQDIDNLQDEMMDLMDVSSEIQESLGRSYNIPDGLDEDDLMGELDALEADMGNETEADGMPSYLQPDTETDYDSELNLPAAPTGHNGAPHGRAQAEDEFGLPAVPRASLRG is encoded by the exons ATGCGAGTTCTCAAGCAGAAGAAAAT GTATGAAGGACAACGCGACATGCTCTATAATCAGACATTCAATCTCGATCAAGTTTCATTCGCCGCTGAAGGACTCAAAGATGCTCAACAAACT ATGACAGCACTAAAATCTGCGAACAAGGAGTTGAAAGGAATGATGAAAACCGTCAAGATTCAAGATATTGAT AATTTACAAGACGAGATGATGGATCTGATGGATGTTAGTTCTGAAATTCAAGAATCACTTGGTAGGAGCTACAATATTCCTGATGGCCTTGACGAGGATGACCTCATGGGAG AGCTTGATGCTCTTGAAGCTGACATGGGAAACGAGACCGAAGCAGATGGAATGCCTTCTTATCTCCAACCTGATACAGAAACTGATTACGATAGCGAGCTTAACTTGCCTGCAGCACCAACAGGACACAATGGAGCTCCACATGGAAGAGCTCAG GCTGAGGACGAATTTGGATTACCAGCAGTGCCACGAGCTTCTCTCCGGGGTTAA
- the VPS60.1 gene encoding SNF7 family protein (VPS60.1; CONTAINS InterPro DOMAIN/s: Snf7 (InterPro:IPR005024); BEST Arabidopsis thaliana protein match is: SNF7 family protein (TAIR:AT5G04850.1); Has 1147 Blast hits to 1145 proteins in 230 species: Archae - 3; Bacteria - 8; Metazoa - 447; Fungi - 307; Plants - 230; Viruses - 0; Other Eukaryotes - 152 (source: NCBI BLink).) yields the protein MRRVFGAKKNTEPPPSIQDASDRINKRGDSVEDKIKKLDVELCKYKEQLKKTRPGPAQEAVKARAMRVLKQKKMYEGQRDMLYNQTFNLDQVSFAAEGLKDAQQTMTALKSANKELKGMMKTVKIQDIDNLQDEMMDLMDVSSEIQESLGRSYNIPDGLDEDDLMGELDALEADMGNETEADGMPSYLQPDTETDYDSELNLPAAPTGHNGAPHGRAQAEDEFGLPAVPRASLRG from the exons atgaggagagTTTTCGGCGCGAAAAAGAACACAGAGCCTCCTCCGTCCATTCAGGATGCCTCTGATCGG ATAAATAAAAGAGGAGATTCGGTAGAAGATAAGATAAAGAAGCTTGATGTTGAGCTCTGCAAATACAAAGAACAGCTCAAAAAGACCAGACCTGGTCCTGCTCAAGAAGCTGTCAAAGCTCGTGCTATGCGAGTTCTCAAGCAGAAGAAAAT GTATGAAGGACAACGCGACATGCTCTATAATCAGACATTCAATCTCGATCAAGTTTCATTCGCCGCTGAAGGACTCAAAGATGCTCAACAAACT ATGACAGCACTAAAATCTGCGAACAAGGAGTTGAAAGGAATGATGAAAACCGTCAAGATTCAAGATATTGAT AATTTACAAGACGAGATGATGGATCTGATGGATGTTAGTTCTGAAATTCAAGAATCACTTGGTAGGAGCTACAATATTCCTGATGGCCTTGACGAGGATGACCTCATGGGAG AGCTTGATGCTCTTGAAGCTGACATGGGAAACGAGACCGAAGCAGATGGAATGCCTTCTTATCTCCAACCTGATACAGAAACTGATTACGATAGCGAGCTTAACTTGCCTGCAGCACCAACAGGACACAATGGAGCTCCACATGGAAGAGCTCAG GCTGAGGACGAATTTGGATTACCAGCAGTGCCACGAGCTTCTCTCCGGGGTTAA